CCAATGGTCGTGGAATCCCCGTCGTGCAAACTGCTTTGGTTTGCAGCTAGTAGCCTGCTGAAAGAGTCAGCCTGTGGTCATGGAAGACATCGATCTCGACACCCTGTCCGCTTTGCGCATCTCGCTAGTCGAGCGCATTGGGCAGGAACGATTCGATCTTTGGTTCAATTCGAGTGCGCAGCTCCGATTGGATCGCGACCAGCTTTTCATCGAAGCGGCGAGTCAGTTTACGATTGATTTTCTCCGTCGTAATTTCCGCGAACAGATTGATGCTGCAGTCGCCGCTACGATGCCCGGCTCCACTGTGATTCAATATCGCGTCTCGGCGGACACGTCTGGTCAACGACCCGGAAAAAAAGTTGGCTCGTCCGTCGCAGGGGCCGCTCCGGTCAGTAAGGTCGAAGCTCGCCAAGAGCTGAGCCGCCGTCGCAAATTTTCTTCGCTCGAACAGCTGATCGTCGGCGAGTGCAACAAGTTCGCGTCGACCGCCGCGTCGATGATCATGAACCGCCCCGGCGAGATCAATCCGCTGTTCATCTGCGGACCGCAAGGCTCAGGCAAGACGCACCTGTTAGAAGGAATCTACGGCGAGGCGCGCCGCAGCAAGAAGTTTGAACGGGTCGTTTATCTCTCGGCCGAACAATTTACGACCTATTTTCTCGACGCTTTGAACGGTTCTGGCGTGGCGAACTTCCGCCGCAAGTATCGTGACGCCGACTTGTTGATTATCGATGACGTGCAGTTCTTCGCCGGCAAACGCGCCACGCGGACCGAACTGCTGCATACGCTTGATTCGATTACGCGTCGCGGCGGACAGTTGGTGCTGGCCGCTGACAAACGCCCGACCGAACTTTCAGCCCTTGGCCCCGAGTTGATCGCTCGCTTCTCTGGCGGTCTGGTTTGCGAAGTCCACGAGATCGATCGTGACACGCGCCGCAAGATGGCCGAGAAGCTGTGCGCCGCTCGCGATATGAACGCTTCGCGCGGTTTGCTGGATTGGCTGGCCGATCATTTGCCGGGCGACGCCCGCTTGATGTCGGGCGCGATGAATCGGCTATGGGCGACTGCGATGTCTTTGGACCGCCCTGTAGATGTCGCAATGGCCGAGAATGCGTTGGCCGACATGGTGCGAGCCTGCACGCCGATCGTGCGTCTGGCCGATATCGAAGAGGTGGTTTGCAAGTCGTTCGGGATCGACGCTAAAATACTGCGTAGCCCCAGTAAATCACGCAAGGCAAGTCATCCCCGGATGTTGGCGATGTGGTTGGCCCGTAAATATACGAAGGCCGCGTTGTCAGACATCTGTCAGTTCTTTCATCGGAAGAGTCACAGCACGGTGATCTCGGCCGAGAAAAAAGTGAACCTGTGGATC
The nucleotide sequence above comes from Blastopirellula sp. J2-11. Encoded proteins:
- a CDS encoding DnaA ATPase domain-containing protein, which translates into the protein MEDIDLDTLSALRISLVERIGQERFDLWFNSSAQLRLDRDQLFIEAASQFTIDFLRRNFREQIDAAVAATMPGSTVIQYRVSADTSGQRPGKKVGSSVAGAAPVSKVEARQELSRRRKFSSLEQLIVGECNKFASTAASMIMNRPGEINPLFICGPQGSGKTHLLEGIYGEARRSKKFERVVYLSAEQFTTYFLDALNGSGVANFRRKYRDADLLIIDDVQFFAGKRATRTELLHTLDSITRRGGQLVLAADKRPTELSALGPELIARFSGGLVCEVHEIDRDTRRKMAEKLCAARDMNASRGLLDWLADHLPGDARLMSGAMNRLWATAMSLDRPVDVAMAENALADMVRACTPIVRLADIEEVVCKSFGIDAKILRSPSKSRKASHPRMLAMWLARKYTKAALSDICQFFHRKSHSTVISAEKKVNLWIKESKSLQLSDSAIHVSDAIRRCESELKLG